In the genome of Christensenella timonensis, one region contains:
- a CDS encoding helix-turn-helix domain-containing protein gives MAILVNLDVMMAKRKISLNELAERVDISLANLSILKNNKCKAVRFSTLNALCRALDCQPADLLEYIPDNE, from the coding sequence ATGGCGATACTGGTAAACCTTGACGTGATGATGGCAAAGCGCAAGATCAGCTTAAACGAGCTTGCGGAGCGGGTGGATATCTCGCTTGCCAATTTGTCCATCCTCAAAAATAACAAATGTAAGGCGGTGCGCTTTTCGACGCTCAACGCCCTGTGCCGGGCGCTCGATTGCCAGCCCGCCGACCTTTTGGAATATATCCCGGATAACGAATAA
- a CDS encoding GNAT family N-acetyltransferase: MMDQITLVKAAESDAPEVLEITKRAFDLYANEIRKRESVAALYETLGDVVSDIRNKNVYVARIDGEMVGSVRFEILTEGIAYLSRFSIDPEAQNLGIGGLLLEKVRIECLSMGVRAITLHTASKMRSTVAFYLKNGYYIHSISRDSDYIRALMVNEILEMDEMFDYESVCAKAKH; this comes from the coding sequence ATGATGGATCAAATCACCCTTGTCAAAGCGGCGGAAAGCGACGCGCCCGAGGTATTGGAAATCACCAAGCGCGCGTTTGACCTGTACGCCAACGAAATCCGCAAGCGCGAGAGCGTTGCCGCGCTGTACGAGACGCTCGGCGACGTCGTTTCCGACATCAGGAACAAAAACGTATACGTCGCCCGCATCGACGGCGAAATGGTGGGCAGCGTGCGCTTTGAGATCTTAACGGAGGGCATCGCCTATTTGAGCCGTTTTTCCATCGACCCGGAGGCGCAGAATTTAGGTATCGGCGGCCTGCTTTTGGAAAAGGTGCGCATCGAATGCCTGTCCATGGGCGTGCGCGCCATCACGCTGCACACCGCGTCAAAAATGCGCTCCACGGTCGCGTTTTATTTGAAAAACGGCTATTATATCCACTCCATTTCCCGTGACAGCGACTACATCCGCGCGCTGATGGTCAACGAGATCCTCGAGATGGACGAAATGTTCGACTACGAAAGCGTGTGCGCCAAGGCGAAACATTAG
- a CDS encoding response regulator transcription factor — MKLLIIEDEEDLLRALKAGFEKKGYAVDIAADGTEGCELAFINDYDLIILDLNLPGMDGLEILSHIRENDLRQKVLILSARSDYAQRIEGLDLGANDYLVKPFDFGELEARVRSLLRRSFTQNNVILKFSKFSLDTCAHLLYTDAGETIDLTPKEYAILEYLLLHRGKAISAEELIEHVWFSDSSLFSNAIKVHVSTLRKKLAAYTEEELVTNMRGAGYCILKPVQNIDKKLRRMNL; from the coding sequence ATGAAACTGTTGATCATAGAAGACGAAGAAGATTTGCTGCGCGCGCTCAAGGCGGGCTTTGAAAAAAAAGGCTATGCGGTGGACATTGCCGCGGACGGAACGGAGGGCTGCGAGCTCGCGTTCATCAACGACTACGACCTCATCATCCTGGATTTAAACCTGCCCGGCATGGACGGCCTGGAGATATTGAGCCACATCCGTGAAAACGACCTGCGTCAAAAGGTTCTCATCCTGTCCGCGCGCAGCGACTACGCACAGCGTATCGAGGGCCTCGACCTCGGCGCGAACGATTACCTGGTGAAGCCCTTTGATTTCGGCGAGCTGGAAGCGCGCGTGCGCAGCCTGCTGCGCCGCAGCTTTACGCAAAACAACGTGATCCTCAAATTCAGTAAATTTTCCCTCGATACGTGCGCGCACCTTTTGTATACGGACGCAGGCGAAACCATCGACCTCACCCCCAAGGAGTACGCCATCCTGGAATATTTATTGCTGCACCGGGGCAAGGCGATCAGCGCGGAAGAGCTGATCGAGCATGTGTGGTTTTCCGACAGCAGCCTTTTTTCCAACGCCATCAAGGTGCACGTAAGCACCCTGCGTAAAAAACTCGCCGCCTATACCGAAGAAGAGCTGGTCACGAATATGCGCGGCGCGGGTTACTGCATCCTAAAACCGGTACAGAATATCGACAAGAAACTGCGGAGGATGAACCTGTGA
- a CDS encoding HlyD family efflux transporter periplasmic adaptor subunit has translation MKVKKPSKKMIVALVVVIAGIGIASYFGVSSAAGSDLPETIQREYPVTRGDITAGISGQGVLHYNATPQNFSEAVTIGEVLVKQGQSVKAGDKLAMADEEKLNDALEAAQIELEKARIALKQAKSAKTLGELNAQKEAASQESGSAETGNQLAQANSTVDSLRQKADSLAAQIGEIDAQIAALSEGDPQAAELNARREALSSELEAVKQELESAQQNRSSLEDAKNKQEEAQAKADAIDKKIAGENSGSLQDAIDLAKLDVEAAQKKAGQLQRIKDDPYLYASTDGVVLSLDAAVGAETKPDSPVAAIGDPNQKTVTVPISQSDIGKIEEGQNVEFTLDAFGDRQFTGKVLSRSLVPIKDSNPVSYNVVISVDPSDAEMLDGMSANATMILKQQKDVLQLSNKAIAVCDGKQYVKMRNDDGTLRDVEIQTGFSDGKVSEVTGGLSDGDVVIVEG, from the coding sequence ATGAAAGTCAAAAAACCATCTAAAAAAATGATTGTCGCTTTAGTGGTCGTCATCGCCGGGATCGGGATTGCAAGCTACTTCGGCGTAAGCAGCGCCGCCGGAAGCGACCTGCCAGAAACCATCCAGCGCGAATACCCCGTCACCCGCGGCGATATCACCGCCGGGATCAGCGGACAGGGCGTGCTGCATTACAATGCTACGCCCCAGAATTTCAGCGAAGCCGTCACCATTGGTGAAGTATTGGTAAAACAGGGGCAAAGCGTCAAAGCGGGCGATAAACTCGCCATGGCGGATGAGGAAAAGTTAAACGACGCTTTAGAGGCCGCACAAATCGAGCTTGAAAAAGCGCGCATCGCCTTAAAACAGGCCAAAAGCGCCAAGACCTTAGGCGAACTGAACGCGCAAAAAGAGGCCGCCTCACAGGAGTCCGGCAGCGCCGAAACGGGCAACCAGCTCGCACAGGCAAACAGCACGGTCGATTCGCTCCGGCAAAAAGCCGATTCGCTGGCCGCGCAAATCGGTGAAATTGACGCGCAGATCGCCGCACTGTCCGAGGGCGACCCGCAGGCCGCGGAGCTCAATGCCAGGCGCGAAGCCCTCTCGTCCGAGCTGGAAGCCGTCAAACAGGAGCTCGAAAGCGCGCAGCAAAACCGCTCTTCCTTAGAAGACGCAAAAAATAAGCAGGAGGAAGCGCAGGCCAAAGCGGATGCGATCGACAAAAAGATCGCGGGAGAAAATTCCGGCAGCCTGCAAGACGCCATCGACCTTGCAAAGCTGGATGTGGAAGCCGCGCAAAAGAAAGCCGGCCAGCTGCAGCGGATCAAGGACGATCCATACCTTTACGCAAGCACGGACGGCGTTGTCCTCTCCCTCGACGCGGCGGTAGGCGCGGAAACAAAGCCCGATTCCCCCGTTGCCGCTATCGGCGACCCCAACCAGAAAACAGTCACCGTCCCCATCTCCCAGTCAGACATTGGCAAGATCGAAGAGGGACAAAATGTTGAATTTACGCTGGATGCCTTTGGCGACAGGCAGTTCACGGGCAAAGTGCTTTCGCGCAGCCTCGTTCCCATCAAGGACAGCAACCCCGTTTCCTATAACGTCGTCATCTCCGTCGACCCAAGCGACGCGGAAATGCTGGACGGCATGAGCGCCAACGCGACGATGATCTTGAAACAGCAAAAGGACGTGTTGCAGCTCTCCAATAAAGCGATCGCCGTGTGCGACGGCAAGCAATACGTGAAGATGAGAAACGACGACGGCACCCTGCGCGACGTGGAAATACAGACAGGGTTTTCGGACGGCAAGGTAAGCGAGGTCACCGGCGGCCTTTCGGACGGCGACGTCGTGATCGTGGAAGGTTGA
- a CDS encoding ABC transporter permease, whose product MRFIETLRIVWINLMQNKFKVLLTSLGIIVGAVTIVMVIAIGKGGEAEIAGQFQGLSAETIYVNPDYSKMFGSDMGMKPIPKLTRENMEQMLQENSYLQDITLRASYYADAVLGSQKASSQVTGVLENYEKINNLAVAQGENISDADVESEARVAVIGDALAQKYFKGPEDAVGQTIKVGEQQYKVIGVLERKGDGMQGVNPDDTIFIPFTTGERFLGDDFTLPQVVAMADNINHVQAAMKQMQGTLDYILEDGSVYMLEDAGSRIDAAMESARTMNVLLISVATIVFIVGGIGIMNVLFVSVKERTKEIGILKALGSSKKDIMTQFLLESVIISLFGGLVGVALSYLCMPLMDYTDIPVLPTIDGQVVALLFAVVTGSLFGFYPAYKASRLKPIDALNYE is encoded by the coding sequence ATGAGGTTCATAGAAACGCTGCGCATCGTATGGATCAACCTGATGCAAAATAAATTCAAGGTGCTCCTGACCTCGCTGGGTATCATCGTAGGCGCCGTCACCATCGTTATGGTCATCGCCATCGGCAAGGGCGGCGAAGCGGAGATCGCCGGGCAGTTCCAGGGCCTTTCCGCCGAGACCATCTACGTCAATCCGGATTACAGCAAGATGTTTGGTTCAGATATGGGCATGAAGCCCATCCCCAAGCTGACGCGCGAAAATATGGAACAAATGCTGCAGGAAAACAGCTATCTGCAGGATATCACACTGCGCGCCAGCTATTACGCCGACGCCGTCTTAGGTAGCCAGAAAGCGTCCTCCCAGGTAACAGGCGTGCTCGAAAACTACGAGAAGATCAACAACCTTGCCGTCGCGCAAGGGGAAAACATCTCGGACGCGGACGTGGAAAGCGAGGCCCGTGTGGCTGTGATCGGCGACGCTTTGGCGCAAAAATACTTCAAAGGCCCGGAGGACGCGGTCGGCCAAACGATCAAGGTCGGCGAACAGCAATACAAGGTCATCGGCGTATTGGAGCGCAAGGGCGACGGGATGCAGGGCGTGAACCCCGACGATACGATCTTCATCCCCTTCACTACGGGCGAGCGCTTTTTGGGCGACGATTTTACCCTCCCCCAGGTCGTCGCCATGGCGGACAACATCAACCACGTACAGGCCGCCATGAAGCAGATGCAGGGCACGCTCGACTATATCTTAGAGGACGGCAGCGTTTACATGCTCGAAGACGCGGGCAGCCGCATCGACGCGGCAATGGAATCCGCCCGTACCATGAACGTGCTGCTGATCTCCGTGGCGACGATCGTGTTCATCGTGGGCGGGATCGGCATCATGAACGTATTGTTCGTGTCCGTCAAGGAGCGTACCAAGGAGATCGGCATCCTGAAAGCCCTCGGCAGCTCCAAAAAGGACATCATGACGCAGTTTTTGCTTGAATCCGTCATCATCAGCCTATTCGGCGGCCTCGTTGGCGTGGCTCTTTCCTACCTCTGTATGCCGCTGATGGACTATACCGACATCCCTGTGCTGCCCACGATAGACGGGCAGGTCGTCGCCCTGCTGTTCGCGGTGGTGACGGGCAGCTTGTTCGGTTTTTACCCCGCATACAAGGCGTCCCGCTTAAAGCCGATCGACGCTTTGAATTATGAATAA
- a CDS encoding ABC transporter ATP-binding protein, with the protein MEHFLVLSKVNKSYAVGDSRLHVLKDIGLQVERGEYLTILGPSGSGKSTLMNIIGCMDTLDTGGYFLDGEPVHEKGDSELTILRNQKIGFIFQKYHLIPQYTALQNVIMPLLLRGMSRAEAIAQAEESIRLVGLTERIRHRPNELSGGQQQRVAIARALVTKPALLLADEPTGALDSATGKEILKLFSELNDAGNTIVMISHDEGVAKASKRIVTISDGRLEA; encoded by the coding sequence ATGGAACATTTCCTTGTACTGTCAAAGGTGAACAAATCCTATGCCGTGGGCGACAGCCGCCTGCACGTCCTAAAGGATATCGGCTTGCAGGTGGAACGGGGCGAATATTTAACGATACTCGGCCCGTCCGGCAGCGGAAAATCGACGCTGATGAACATCATCGGCTGTATGGATACGCTCGATACGGGCGGCTATTTCCTGGATGGTGAGCCGGTGCATGAAAAAGGCGACAGCGAACTGACCATACTGCGCAACCAAAAGATCGGGTTCATCTTCCAGAAATACCACCTGATCCCGCAGTATACCGCCCTGCAAAACGTGATCATGCCCCTGCTGCTGCGCGGTATGTCGCGCGCAGAGGCGATTGCGCAGGCGGAGGAAAGCATTCGCCTTGTAGGCCTCACAGAACGCATCCGCCACCGTCCCAACGAGCTTTCCGGCGGCCAGCAGCAGCGCGTAGCCATTGCCCGCGCGCTGGTGACAAAGCCCGCCCTGCTGCTGGCTGACGAACCGACGGGCGCGCTCGATTCAGCGACCGGAAAGGAGATCTTAAAGCTGTTTTCCGAGCTCAACGATGCAGGCAATACCATCGTCATGATCAGCCACGACGAGGGCGTGGCCAAAGCCAGCAAGCGCATCGTCACCATCAGCGACGGACGGCTGGAGGCATAG
- a CDS encoding sensor histidine kinase codes for MKKLSLRMRLTLFTMLLLVGVSVIFTLSTIYNAQFSYVVPYLDSDIDFKELEVSGNIDSSVTASQAASADVPDEAGGYELYTPDQMAAMTVMSSSTAQFNSISLWIMLAIILGGGLLTYFLLGRALKPVRDLSARIEGITEHELSLRVDEGKARDEISSLAHSFNTMLSRLAKAFSGRKRFASDAAHELKTPLAAIKANIDVLQLSGDPTAEEYRRTIRVVQKQTSRMIRLVDDLFAISSQRDYDFSDAVDFDSLFSDITAQLAPRIAEKKLSVHIEPGGLVTTGNSVMLTRAFSNLIENAVKYNVDGGKIDIASSAGDKGYTFTITDTGIGIPQEKLEHIFDPFYRADDSRSRKIGGAGLGLAIAKDIIRRHGGTVAAAPGKKTGTVFTVTLPRIPAE; via the coding sequence GTGAAAAAACTATCGCTGCGCATGCGGCTGACGCTGTTTACCATGCTGCTTTTGGTGGGGGTGTCCGTCATCTTTACCCTTTCCACCATCTATAACGCGCAATTTTCGTATGTCGTCCCCTATTTGGATTCCGATATAGACTTCAAGGAACTTGAGGTGTCCGGAAACATTGATAGCTCCGTTACCGCGTCGCAGGCGGCAAGCGCCGACGTCCCCGACGAGGCCGGGGGCTACGAGCTGTATACGCCAGACCAAATGGCTGCCATGACGGTCATGAGTTCGTCGACCGCCCAGTTCAACAGCATCAGTTTATGGATCATGCTGGCCATCATCCTCGGCGGCGGCCTGCTCACCTACTTCCTGCTCGGCCGGGCGCTAAAGCCCGTGCGCGACTTAAGCGCCCGGATCGAGGGCATCACCGAGCACGAGCTCTCCCTGCGCGTAGACGAAGGAAAAGCCCGCGACGAGATCAGCAGCCTCGCCCATTCCTTCAACACGATGCTCTCCCGCCTCGCCAAAGCGTTTTCCGGCCGGAAGCGCTTTGCATCCGACGCGGCGCACGAGCTGAAAACGCCGTTGGCGGCGATCAAGGCGAATATCGACGTGCTGCAATTATCAGGCGACCCCACTGCCGAAGAATACCGGCGGACGATCCGCGTCGTCCAAAAGCAGACCTCCCGCATGATCCGCCTGGTGGACGACCTGTTCGCCATCTCCTCGCAGCGCGATTACGATTTCAGCGACGCGGTGGATTTCGATTCCTTGTTTTCGGATATCACGGCGCAGCTCGCCCCGCGCATCGCGGAAAAAAAGCTCAGCGTACACATCGAACCGGGCGGGCTTGTGACGACGGGCAACAGCGTCATGCTCACGCGCGCCTTCTCCAACCTGATCGAAAACGCGGTAAAGTATAACGTGGACGGCGGAAAGATCGATATCGCCTCGTCCGCCGGTGATAAGGGCTATACCTTTACCATAACGGATACGGGCATCGGCATTCCGCAGGAAAAGCTGGAACACATCTTCGATCCATTCTATCGCGCGGACGATTCCCGTTCGCGCAAAATAGGCGGCGCGGGGCTTGGCCTCGCCATCGCAAAGGATATCATTAGGCGCCATGGCGGCACGGTCGCCGCCGCCCCCGGGAAAAAAACGGGCACGGTCTTCACCGTTACCCTCCCCCGCATTCCCGCCGAATAA
- the carB gene encoding carbamoyl-phosphate synthase (glutamine-hydrolyzing) large subunit, producing the protein MPKLTDIEKILVIGSGPIIIGQAAEFDYSGTQACKALKEEGYEVVLINSNPATIMTDLNMADKVYIEPITLDTVIRILKKEKPQGIIATLGGQTGLNMAIELDQSGILPKLGIRLLGTQLTSIKLAEDRELFKDLMVKNGQKTTHSTIVTSLEEAEAFSHECPFPLIVRPAYTLGGTGGGVAHNMDELMDITARGLKMSLIHQVLLEQSVAGWKEIEYEVIRDNADNCIIVCNMENIDPVGIHTGDSIVVAPSQTLTDREYQMLRTSALKIIRALDIRGGCNIQYALDPDSYDYVVIEVNPRVSRSSALASKATGYPIARVAAKIAVGYNLDEIKNNVTGKTYACFEPALDYVVTKVPRWPFDKFTGADRLLGTQMKATGEVMAIGRNIEESLLKAIDCLDVKLNYNLGMKNIDDWTLKELDDSLKNADDERIFVLSKALERGYTVDKLHEVTKIDKFFINKLKNIVDLSKRLRSYTIEDLPEHVLRRCKKVGFGDGYIADCIGAHESQITFMRGALGIHPSFKKVDTCAGEFKAVTPYYYSTYDNEDEVERTDKKKVIVLGSGPIRIGQGIEFDYCSVHSVNTLKEMGYESIIINSNPETVSTDFDTSDKLYFEPLTKECVLDIIDKEKPEGVIVQFGGQTAINLAEPICNTGKRVLGTSVEDIDRAEDRDKFLHVLEELNIPLPKGDTTFSLEHALEAAADIGYPVLVRPSYVLGGRAMEIVYNDAELTEYMTMAAEVSPDKPVLIDKYVVGKEIELDAVCDGTDVLVVGIMEHLERAGVHSGDSFAVYPTQTISKEAKQKVADYGIALGRALNIKGLFNIQFVMDEKENVYVIEVNPRASRTVPILSKVTGVNMVKLATHVMLGESLKDMGYATGLHKESKLVTVKAPVFSFQKLATVDTFLGPEMKSTGEVMGTDRTFLKALKKAFLASGSTIPDKEGKILISVANRDKEEALGVAKQMKECGFTLCATPGTHQYFLEHGFDVELVPNEKVLGLIKAGAFTLIVNTPTRGKQKTRSGFMLRRTAVGFNVPCITSMDTLGSMLKVLQSDDKLSIIPLNEYK; encoded by the coding sequence ATGCCAAAACTAACCGATATTGAGAAAATCCTCGTCATTGGCTCCGGCCCCATCATCATCGGGCAGGCCGCGGAGTTCGACTACAGCGGCACGCAGGCCTGCAAAGCCTTAAAAGAGGAAGGCTACGAGGTCGTGCTCATCAATTCCAACCCCGCCACCATCATGACAGACCTTAATATGGCGGACAAGGTGTATATCGAGCCGATCACGCTCGATACCGTCATCCGCATCCTAAAGAAAGAAAAACCGCAGGGCATCATCGCTACGCTGGGCGGCCAGACCGGCCTTAACATGGCGATCGAATTAGACCAGAGCGGCATCCTGCCCAAGTTGGGCATCCGCTTGTTGGGGACGCAGCTTACGTCCATCAAGCTTGCCGAAGACCGCGAGCTGTTCAAAGACCTGATGGTCAAAAACGGCCAAAAGACGACGCATTCGACCATCGTCACCTCGCTTGAGGAAGCGGAAGCGTTCAGCCACGAATGCCCCTTCCCGCTGATCGTACGCCCGGCCTATACCTTAGGCGGCACGGGCGGCGGCGTTGCGCACAATATGGACGAGCTGATGGACATCACCGCGCGCGGCCTGAAAATGAGCCTCATCCACCAGGTGCTCTTAGAGCAGAGCGTCGCGGGCTGGAAGGAGATCGAATACGAGGTCATCCGCGACAATGCGGACAATTGCATCATCGTATGTAATATGGAAAACATCGACCCGGTGGGCATCCACACGGGCGACAGCATCGTCGTCGCGCCCTCCCAGACGCTTACCGACCGCGAATACCAGATGCTGCGCACCTCGGCGCTCAAAATCATCCGCGCCCTCGATATCCGCGGCGGCTGCAACATCCAGTACGCGCTCGACCCGGATTCTTACGATTACGTGGTCATCGAGGTCAACCCGCGCGTATCGCGTTCGTCCGCGCTTGCCAGTAAGGCCACGGGCTACCCCATCGCGCGCGTCGCGGCCAAGATCGCCGTCGGCTACAACCTGGACGAAATCAAAAACAACGTCACCGGCAAAACGTACGCCTGCTTCGAGCCTGCCCTCGACTACGTGGTCACCAAAGTGCCGCGCTGGCCTTTCGACAAGTTCACAGGCGCGGACAGGCTTTTGGGAACGCAGATGAAGGCCACGGGCGAGGTCATGGCCATCGGCCGCAACATCGAAGAATCGCTCTTAAAAGCGATCGACTGCCTCGACGTGAAATTAAATTACAACCTCGGCATGAAAAACATCGACGACTGGACATTAAAGGAGCTGGACGATTCGCTCAAGAACGCGGACGACGAGCGTATCTTCGTGCTGTCAAAGGCGCTGGAGCGCGGCTATACGGTCGATAAGCTGCACGAGGTGACGAAGATCGACAAGTTCTTCATCAATAAGCTGAAAAACATCGTAGACCTTTCCAAGCGGCTCAGGAGCTACACCATCGAAGACCTGCCGGAGCACGTTTTACGCAGGTGCAAAAAGGTGGGCTTCGGCGACGGCTACATCGCGGACTGTATCGGCGCGCACGAATCCCAGATCACGTTCATGCGCGGCGCGCTGGGCATCCATCCGTCCTTCAAAAAGGTCGATACGTGCGCGGGCGAATTCAAGGCGGTCACGCCGTATTATTACTCCACCTACGATAACGAGGACGAGGTGGAGCGCACGGACAAAAAGAAAGTCATCGTCTTAGGCTCCGGCCCCATCCGCATCGGCCAGGGCATCGAGTTCGACTACTGTTCGGTGCATTCGGTCAATACCCTAAAGGAAATGGGTTACGAGTCCATCATCATCAATTCCAACCCGGAAACGGTGTCCACCGACTTCGATACGTCGGACAAGCTGTATTTCGAGCCCCTGACAAAGGAGTGCGTGCTGGATATTATCGATAAGGAAAAGCCGGAGGGCGTGATCGTGCAGTTCGGCGGCCAGACGGCAATCAATCTGGCGGAACCCATCTGCAACACGGGCAAGCGCGTGCTGGGCACGTCCGTCGAGGACATCGACCGCGCGGAAGACCGCGACAAGTTCCTGCATGTCCTCGAGGAACTGAATATCCCGCTGCCCAAAGGAGATACGACGTTTTCCTTAGAGCACGCGCTCGAGGCGGCTGCGGACATCGGCTACCCCGTGCTCGTACGACCGTCTTATGTGCTGGGCGGGCGCGCGATGGAGATCGTATACAACGACGCGGAGCTCACGGAATACATGACGATGGCGGCGGAAGTGTCGCCGGACAAGCCGGTGCTCATCGATAAATACGTGGTCGGCAAGGAGATCGAGCTGGACGCGGTGTGCGACGGCACGGACGTGCTCGTGGTCGGGATCATGGAGCACCTCGAGCGCGCGGGCGTACATTCGGGCGACAGCTTCGCCGTATACCCGACGCAGACCATCTCAAAAGAGGCCAAGCAAAAGGTTGCGGACTACGGCATCGCCCTGGGGCGCGCCCTCAATATCAAAGGGCTGTTCAACATCCAGTTCGTCATGGACGAAAAGGAAAACGTGTACGTCATCGAGGTCAACCCGCGCGCCAGCCGCACGGTGCCCATCCTTTCCAAGGTCACGGGCGTCAACATGGTAAAGCTGGCGACGCACGTCATGCTGGGCGAAAGCTTAAAGGATATGGGCTACGCGACGGGTCTGCACAAGGAATCCAAACTCGTCACAGTCAAAGCGCCGGTGTTCTCCTTCCAGAAATTAGCGACGGTAGACACCTTCCTCGGGCCTGAAATGAAGTCCACGGGCGAAGTCATGGGCACAGACCGCACGTTCTTAAAAGCGCTCAAAAAAGCGTTCCTCGCCTCGGGCAGCACGATCCCCGACAAGGAAGGAAAAATCCTCATAAGCGTCGCAAACCGCGACAAGGAAGAAGCGCTGGGCGTTGCCAAACAGATGAAGGAATGCGGCTTTACGCTGTGCGCCACACCGGGCACGCACCAGTATTTCTTAGAACATGGGTTCGATGTGGAGCTCGTTCCCAACGAGAAGGTCTTAGGCCTCATCAAGGCCGGTGCGTTCACGCTCATCGTCAATACGCCCACGCGCGGCAAACAGAAAACGCGCAGCGGCTTCATGCTGCGGCGTACGGCGGTCGGCTTCAACGTGCCGTGCATCACGTCGATGGATACTTTGGGCTCCATGCTCAAGGTGCTCCAGTCGGACGATAAGCTGAGCATTATTCCCTTAAACGAATATAAGTAA
- a CDS encoding DUF2975 domain-containing protein, with protein sequence MKHGQTAAKILNGAIIVCMVAIIALFATTPFLSKYMADVYVVQSFIFFYTAGALALWFLYELRKLILSVRAGNPFIRRNVVILKRLSLSLGLLLADFIFITCFKPSVSKLLCIALLLLGVLCAQVLAHLIQRAAEYREELDLTV encoded by the coding sequence ATGAAACACGGACAAACCGCTGCAAAAATATTGAACGGCGCGATTATCGTATGCATGGTGGCGATCATCGCCCTCTTTGCGACTACGCCGTTTTTGTCAAAGTACATGGCCGACGTTTATGTCGTGCAAAGTTTTATTTTCTTCTATACGGCGGGCGCGCTTGCCCTGTGGTTTTTATACGAGCTGCGCAAGCTGATCCTAAGCGTGCGCGCAGGCAACCCGTTCATCAGGCGCAATGTCGTCATCCTGAAGCGCTTGTCCCTGTCCCTTGGCCTGCTGCTTGCGGACTTTATCTTCATTACCTGCTTCAAGCCGTCCGTTTCCAAGCTGCTGTGCATTGCGCTTCTGCTGCTGGGCGTACTGTGCGCGCAGGTGCTTGCCCACCTGATCCAGCGTGCCGCGGAGTACCGCGAAGAGCTGGATCTTACCGTGTGA